A part of Macaca mulatta isolate MMU2019108-1 chromosome 12, T2T-MMU8v2.0, whole genome shotgun sequence genomic DNA contains:
- the LOC144333340 gene encoding uncharacterized protein LOC144333340 — protein sequence MSWAILLRLHTVHPRKVTEACRGPSLYDFTLCILRKSPKHVMGHPFTTSHCLSSESHRSMSWGIHLRLHTVRPRKVTKACRGASIYDFTLCILGKPPKHVVAHPFTTSHCPSSESHRSMSWPIHLRLHTVRPRKASEACHGPSIYDFTLSVLGKSPSVRHNETLGPTTDLPECGAPTQPLPCCPASCHFQRTVAFKGT from the coding sequence ATGTCATGGGCCATCCTTTTACGACTTCACACTGTGCATCCTCGGAAAGTCACCGAAGCATGTCGTGGCCCATCCCTTTACGACTTCACACTGTGCATCCTCAGAAAGTCACCGAAGCATGTCATGGGCCATCCCTTTACGACTTCACACTGTCTGTCCTCGGAAAGTCACCGAAGCATGTCGTGGGGCATCCATTTACGACTTCACACTGTCCGTCCTCGGAAAGTCACCAAAGCATGTCGTGGGGCATCCATTTACGACTTCACACTGTGTATCCTCGGAAAGCCACCGAAGCATGTCGTGGCCCATCCCTTTACGACTTCACACTGTCCGTCCTCGGAAAGCCACCGAAGCATGTCGTGGCCCATCCATTTACGACTTCACACTGTCCGTCCTCGGAAAGCCTCCGAAGCGTGTCATGGGCCATCCATTTACGACTTCACACTGTCCGTCCTCGGAAAGTCACCGAGCGTGCGCCATAACGAAACCTTGGGGCCCACCACCGACCTGCCTGAGTGTGGGGCTCCTACACAGCCACTCCCGTGCTGCCCAGCCTCCTGCCACTTCCAGCGCACCGTGGCCTTCAAGGGCACTTAG